One genomic segment of Mycolicibacterium gilvum includes these proteins:
- a CDS encoding DUF721 family protein: MSDDDDNNIGPPPHLEGLKGMDLVRRALEEARGAARQQGKNVGHGRTAPSGSPRRGTARSRRRWSGPGPDNRDPQLLGSLTGDLARARGWSGRVAQGAVFGRWRAVVGDQIADHASPTTLTEGVLTVSAESTAWATQLRMVQSQILAKIAAAVGDGVVTSLKIVGPVGPSWRKGPYNVRGRGPRDTYG, encoded by the coding sequence GTGAGCGATGACGACGACAACAACATCGGGCCACCCCCGCACCTCGAGGGACTCAAGGGAATGGACCTGGTCCGTCGCGCACTGGAGGAGGCGCGGGGTGCCGCGCGGCAGCAGGGAAAGAACGTCGGGCACGGCAGGACCGCACCGAGCGGTTCGCCCCGTCGGGGCACCGCCCGCTCACGACGTCGATGGTCGGGTCCGGGACCGGACAACCGGGACCCGCAGTTGCTCGGTTCCCTCACCGGTGATCTGGCGCGCGCCCGCGGCTGGTCGGGACGCGTGGCCCAGGGTGCGGTGTTCGGGCGGTGGCGCGCCGTGGTCGGAGATCAGATCGCCGACCACGCCTCCCCCACCACTCTCACCGAGGGCGTGCTGACCGTATCGGCGGAGTCGACGGCCTGGGCGACGCAGCTGCGGATGGTCCAGTCGCAGATTCTGGCCAAGATCGCCGCGGCGGTGGGAGACGGTGTCGTCACGTCGCTGAAGATCGTCGGTCCGGTGGGGCCGTCGTGGCGGAAGGGGCCGTACAACGTGCGGGGGCGGGGTCCCCGCGACACGTACGGCTGA
- the dnaA gene encoding chromosomal replication initiator protein DnaA: MTTDPDPPFVAIWDNVVTELNGTGGTQNGSLTPQQRAWLKLVRPLVITEGFALLSVPTPFVQNEIERHLREPIVAALSRQLGQRVELGVRIADPAADDVNDGAAVTASPVPADTDEVDDDLAARASAEESWPSYFNRAKTSAEDDSLSVNLNRRYTFETFVIGASNRFAHAASLAIAEAPARAYNPLFIWGESGLGKTHLLHAAGNYAQRLFPGMRVKYVSTEEFTNDFINSLRDDRRASFKRTYRDIDVLLVDDIQFIEGKDGIQEEFFHTFNTLHNANKQIVISSDRPPKQLATLEDRLRTRFEWGLITDVQPPELETRIAILRKKAQMDRLDVPDDVLELIASRIERNIRELEGALIRVTAFASLNKTSIDKSLAEIVLRDLISDPGTMQISTAAIMAATAEYFETSVDELRGPGKTRALAQSRQIAMYLCRELTDLSLPKIGQAFGRDHTTVMYAEKKIRAEMAERREVFDHVKELTTRIRQRSKR; this comes from the coding sequence TTGACAACTGACCCCGATCCCCCCTTCGTCGCGATCTGGGACAACGTCGTCACCGAATTGAACGGCACCGGCGGCACCCAGAACGGCTCCCTCACTCCGCAACAGCGGGCCTGGCTGAAACTGGTGCGTCCCCTCGTCATCACCGAGGGTTTCGCGTTGCTGTCCGTCCCGACGCCGTTCGTCCAGAACGAGATCGAACGACACCTACGCGAACCCATCGTCGCGGCGTTGAGCCGGCAGCTCGGTCAGCGCGTCGAGCTGGGGGTGCGCATCGCCGATCCCGCCGCCGACGACGTCAACGACGGCGCCGCGGTGACAGCGTCGCCAGTGCCCGCCGACACCGACGAGGTCGACGACGATCTGGCCGCCAGGGCCAGCGCCGAGGAGAGCTGGCCCTCGTACTTCAACCGGGCCAAGACCTCCGCCGAAGACGACAGCCTGTCGGTCAACCTGAATCGTCGCTACACCTTCGAGACGTTCGTCATCGGAGCCTCGAACCGCTTCGCGCACGCTGCGTCCCTGGCCATTGCCGAAGCGCCCGCCCGCGCGTACAACCCGTTGTTCATCTGGGGCGAATCGGGTCTGGGCAAGACCCATCTGCTTCACGCCGCCGGCAATTACGCGCAGCGTCTCTTTCCCGGAATGCGGGTCAAGTACGTCTCCACCGAGGAATTCACCAACGACTTCATCAACTCGCTGCGTGATGACCGCCGTGCCTCGTTCAAGCGCACCTATCGCGACATCGACGTGCTGCTCGTCGACGACATCCAGTTCATCGAGGGCAAAGACGGCATTCAGGAAGAGTTCTTCCACACGTTCAACACCCTGCACAACGCCAACAAGCAGATCGTGATCTCCTCCGACCGGCCGCCCAAGCAGCTGGCCACGCTCGAGGACCGGCTCCGCACCCGTTTCGAGTGGGGGCTGATCACCGACGTCCAACCGCCCGAGCTCGAGACCCGAATCGCGATCCTGCGCAAGAAGGCCCAGATGGATCGTCTCGACGTGCCCGACGACGTTCTGGAACTCATCGCGAGCAGGATCGAACGCAACATCCGCGAACTCGAGGGTGCGCTCATCCGCGTCACCGCTTTCGCCTCGCTGAACAAGACCTCGATCGACAAGTCGCTGGCCGAGATCGTGCTGCGCGATCTCATCTCCGATCCCGGCACGATGCAGATCAGTACCGCGGCCATCATGGCGGCCACCGCCGAGTACTTCGAGACCAGCGTCGACGAGCTGCGTGGCCCGGGTAAGACCCGCGCGCTGGCGCAGTCCCGCCAGATCGCGATGTATCTGTGCCGCGAGCTGACCGACCTGTCACTGCCGAAGATCGGCCAGGCGTTCGGCCGCGATCACACCACAGTCATGTACGCGGAGAAGAAGATTCGGGCCGAAATGGCCGAGCGGCGTGAAGTCTTCGACCACGTCAAGGAACTCACCACACGGATCCGCCAGCGCTCCAAGCGTTGA
- the recF gene encoding DNA replication/repair protein RecF (All proteins in this family for which functions are known are DNA-binding proteins that assist the filamentation of RecA onto DNA for the initiation of recombination or recombinational repair.), whose amino-acid sequence MYVRHLALTDFRSWSRVELELSPGRTVFVGPNGFGKTNLVEALWYSATLGSHRVASDAPLIRAGAERAVVSTIVVNEGRELAVDLDITSGRANKARLNRSPVRSAREILGVLRAVLFAPEDLALVRGDPGDRRRYLDELATTRRPRIAAVRADYDKVVRQRTALLKTASSARFRGDRGALETLDVWDGHLAAHGAQLIAARVDLVHELAPEVEKAYQLLAPASRPAAVRYRSGVEVVEAEAAAGNSDPEVFEAALLDALSRRRDTELERGVCLVGPHRDDLELRLGDQPAKGFASHGESWSMALSLRLAAYELLRADGSDPVLLLDDVFAELDSARRQALAQVAASAEQVLVTAAVVEDIPVDWDARRIEIAMTDSDLGRVSVLSGVTQ is encoded by the coding sequence GTGTACGTTCGTCACCTTGCGCTGACCGATTTCCGGTCGTGGTCGCGCGTCGAACTCGAGCTGTCGCCGGGACGCACGGTGTTCGTCGGCCCCAACGGCTTCGGTAAGACGAATCTTGTTGAGGCACTGTGGTATTCGGCGACACTTGGTTCGCATCGGGTGGCCTCGGACGCGCCGCTGATCAGGGCGGGCGCGGAGCGCGCGGTGGTCTCGACGATCGTCGTCAACGAGGGGCGCGAACTCGCCGTCGATCTCGACATCACCTCGGGGCGGGCCAACAAAGCCCGGCTGAACCGCTCCCCTGTCCGTTCGGCCCGCGAGATTCTCGGTGTGCTGCGGGCCGTGTTGTTCGCACCAGAGGATCTCGCCCTGGTGCGCGGAGACCCGGGCGACCGCCGGCGCTACCTCGACGAGCTCGCCACCACCCGCCGACCGCGGATCGCCGCGGTGCGTGCCGACTACGACAAGGTGGTGCGGCAGCGCACCGCACTGCTCAAGACCGCATCGTCGGCGAGGTTTCGCGGGGATCGCGGGGCGCTCGAGACCCTCGACGTCTGGGACGGCCACCTGGCCGCCCACGGCGCCCAATTGATCGCTGCACGTGTCGATCTCGTCCACGAGCTGGCCCCGGAGGTCGAGAAGGCTTACCAGCTGCTGGCCCCGGCGTCACGTCCGGCTGCCGTCCGGTACCGCAGCGGCGTCGAGGTGGTGGAGGCCGAAGCCGCGGCAGGCAACAGCGACCCGGAGGTGTTCGAGGCCGCCCTGCTCGATGCACTGAGTCGGCGTCGGGACACCGAGTTGGAGCGTGGAGTGTGCCTGGTCGGACCGCACCGCGACGACCTCGAGCTGAGGCTGGGAGATCAGCCCGCGAAAGGTTTTGCCAGCCACGGGGAATCGTGGTCGATGGCGTTGTCGCTGCGGTTGGCGGCCTATGAGCTGCTCCGGGCGGACGGGAGCGATCCGGTGCTGCTGCTCGACGACGTGTTCGCCGAATTGGACAGTGCGAGAAGGCAGGCGCTGGCCCAGGTGGCGGCGTCGGCGGAGCAGGTGCTGGTCACCGCCGCGGTCGTCGAGGACATCCCCGTCGACTGGGATGCCCGGCGGATCGAGATAGCGATGACAGACAGCGACCTCGGCAGGGTTTCGGTGCTTTCGGGGGTGACGCAGTGA
- the dnaN gene encoding DNA polymerase III subunit beta, whose product MNVATTAGLSDLKFRLTREDFADAVAWVARNLPSRPTVPVLAGVLLTGSDEGLTVSGFDYEVSAEVQIPAEIASPGSVLVSGRLLSDIVRSLPAKPVDVSVEGTRVSLTCGSARFSLPTMAVEDYPTLPTLPDETGVVSADLFAEAIGQVAVAAGRDDTLPMLTGIRVEISGEKVVLAATDRFRLAVRELTWSAGAAGVEAAVLVPAKTLAEAAKAGTDGTDVHLALGQGPTVGKEGLLGIRSKGKRSTTRLLDAEFPKFRQLLPTEHTAIATIGVAELTEAIKRVALVADRGAQVRMEFADDVLRLSAGADDVGRAEEDLPVQFSGDPLTIAFNPSYLTDGLGSLHAERVTFGFTTPSRPAVLRPAGDDDGSATGSGPYPAAQTDYVYLLMPVRLPG is encoded by the coding sequence ATGAACGTGGCGACAACGGCTGGTCTGTCGGATCTGAAATTCCGGCTGACTCGCGAAGACTTCGCCGACGCTGTCGCATGGGTCGCGCGCAACCTGCCCTCCCGACCCACCGTCCCCGTCCTGGCCGGTGTGCTGCTGACCGGATCCGACGAGGGCCTCACCGTGTCGGGATTCGACTACGAGGTCTCGGCCGAGGTGCAGATCCCCGCCGAAATCGCTTCTCCGGGAAGCGTTCTCGTGTCAGGGCGGTTGCTCTCCGACATCGTGCGGTCGTTGCCGGCTAAGCCGGTGGACGTCAGCGTCGAAGGTACCCGCGTGTCGTTGACCTGCGGAAGCGCCCGCTTCTCGCTGCCCACCATGGCCGTCGAGGACTACCCCACCCTGCCCACCCTGCCTGACGAGACGGGCGTCGTCTCGGCCGATCTGTTCGCCGAGGCGATCGGTCAGGTCGCCGTCGCCGCAGGCCGCGACGACACGCTGCCGATGCTGACGGGAATCCGGGTCGAGATCTCCGGCGAGAAAGTCGTTTTGGCCGCCACCGACAGGTTCCGTCTGGCGGTCCGCGAGTTGACCTGGTCCGCGGGTGCCGCCGGAGTGGAAGCAGCGGTGCTGGTTCCGGCGAAGACGCTCGCCGAGGCCGCCAAGGCCGGAACCGACGGCACCGATGTGCATCTGGCCCTCGGTCAGGGTCCGACGGTCGGCAAGGAAGGTCTGCTCGGTATCCGCAGCAAGGGCAAGCGCAGCACCACGCGTCTGCTGGATGCGGAGTTCCCGAAGTTCCGCCAGCTGCTGCCCACCGAACACACCGCCATCGCGACCATCGGTGTCGCCGAGCTGACCGAAGCCATCAAGCGCGTGGCGCTGGTCGCCGACCGCGGTGCGCAGGTCCGGATGGAATTCGCCGACGATGTGCTGCGTCTTTCGGCCGGCGCCGACGACGTCGGTCGCGCCGAGGAAGATCTTCCCGTGCAGTTCTCCGGGGACCCGCTGACCATCGCGTTCAACCCGTCCTACCTGACCGACGGTCTGGGGTCGCTGCACGCCGAGCGGGTGACGTTCGGCTTCACCACCCCCAGCCGTCCGGCGGTGCTGCGTCCGGCCGGTGATGATGACGGGAGCGCCACAGGCAGCGGACCGTACCCGGCAGCCCAGACCGACTACGTGTATCTGTTGATGCCGGTGCGCCTTCCGGGCTGA
- the gnd gene encoding phosphogluconate dehydrogenase (NAD(+)-dependent, decarboxylating) yields the protein MQLGLIGLGKMGFNMRARLRDGGHDVVGYDPRPEVSDVESLEELAQRLDAPRVVWVMVPSGTVTDSTITELAEVLSEGDLVIDGGNSRYTEDQPHAKMLAQKGIGFVDAGVSGGIWGLTEGYGLMVGGSDADIARAMPIFDTLRPPGPQEDGFVHVGPVGAGHFAKMVHNGIEYALMTAYAEGYELLAAEELVKDPQAVYQAWTNGTVVRSWLQQLLAKALKEDPDLSEISGYTEDSGEGRWTVEEAIRLRVPVPGIAASLFARFLSRQEESPTMRAVAALRNQFGGHAVKRVSESG from the coding sequence ATGCAGCTGGGTCTGATCGGTCTCGGCAAGATGGGTTTCAACATGCGCGCGCGGTTGCGCGACGGCGGCCACGATGTCGTGGGGTACGACCCGCGACCCGAGGTGTCGGATGTGGAGTCCCTCGAGGAGTTGGCGCAACGACTGGACGCCCCGCGAGTGGTGTGGGTGATGGTGCCCTCGGGCACGGTGACCGACAGCACGATCACCGAGCTCGCTGAGGTTCTCTCCGAGGGCGACCTCGTGATCGACGGCGGCAACTCCCGCTACACCGAGGACCAGCCACACGCGAAAATGTTGGCGCAGAAAGGAATCGGATTCGTCGACGCCGGTGTGTCCGGTGGTATCTGGGGTCTGACCGAGGGCTACGGGCTGATGGTCGGAGGCAGCGACGCCGACATCGCCCGCGCCATGCCGATCTTCGACACGCTGCGCCCGCCGGGTCCGCAGGAGGACGGGTTCGTCCACGTCGGACCCGTGGGAGCCGGGCACTTCGCCAAGATGGTGCACAACGGCATCGAGTACGCGCTGATGACCGCGTACGCCGAAGGCTACGAACTGCTGGCCGCCGAAGAACTCGTGAAAGATCCCCAGGCTGTCTATCAGGCCTGGACCAATGGCACGGTGGTGCGGTCCTGGCTGCAGCAACTGCTGGCCAAGGCTCTCAAAGAAGATCCCGATCTCAGCGAGATCAGCGGCTACACCGAGGATTCCGGCGAAGGACGCTGGACGGTGGAGGAAGCCATCCGGCTGCGGGTACCGGTTCCCGGCATCGCCGCGTCGCTGTTCGCCCGGTTCCTGTCCCGTCAGGAGGAATCCCCGACCATGCGGGCGGTGGCCGCGTTGCGGAACCAGTTCGGTGGCCACGCCGTCAAGCGCGTCAGCGAATCAGGCTGA
- the gyrB gene encoding DNA topoisomerase (ATP-hydrolyzing) subunit B, with the protein MAAQKKNAPSEYGADSIKVLEGLEAVRKRPGMYIGSTGERGLHHLIWEVVDNAVDEAMAGFATKVDVRILEDGGVQVTDDGRGIPVAMHSTGIPTIDVVMTVLHAGGKFEEGAYQVSGGLHGVGVSVVNALSSRLEADVRKDGHEWFQTYDRSVPGTLRKGDPTDKTGTTIRFWADPEIFETTNYDFETIARRLQEMAFLNKGLTIELTDERVAPEEVVDDVVSDHAEAPKSAEEKAAEASAPQKVKHRVFHYPGGLVDFVKHINRTKTAIQPSVIDFDGKGEGHEVEIAMQWNAGYSESVHTFANTINTHEGGTHEEGFRAALTTVVNKYAKDKKLLKEKDPNLTGDDIREGLAAVISVKVSQPQFEGQTKTKLGNTEVKSFVQKICNEQLNHWFESNPAEAKTVINKAVSSAQARIAARKARELVRRKSATDIGGLPGKLADCRSTDPTKSELYVVEGDSAGGSAKSGRDSMFQAILPLRGKIINVEKARIDRVLKNTEVQAIITALGTGIHDEFDISKLRYHKIVLMADADVDGQHISTLLLTLLFRFMKPLVENGHIFLAQPPLYKLKWQRTDPEFAYSDRERDGLLEAGRAAGKRINVEDGIQRYKGLGEMDAKELWETTMDPSVRVLRQVTLDDAAAADELFSILMGEDVEARRSFITRNAKDVRFLDV; encoded by the coding sequence GTGGCTGCCCAGAAGAAAAATGCTCCCAGTGAGTACGGCGCCGATTCCATCAAGGTGCTCGAAGGTCTCGAAGCGGTCCGTAAACGTCCGGGCATGTACATCGGCTCCACCGGCGAGCGCGGTCTGCACCACCTTATCTGGGAGGTAGTGGACAACGCCGTCGACGAGGCGATGGCGGGCTTCGCCACCAAGGTCGACGTGCGCATTCTCGAGGACGGCGGTGTCCAGGTCACCGACGACGGCCGAGGTATCCCGGTCGCGATGCACTCCACGGGAATTCCCACCATCGACGTGGTGATGACCGTGCTGCATGCCGGCGGCAAGTTCGAAGAGGGCGCCTACCAGGTGTCGGGCGGTCTGCACGGTGTCGGTGTGTCGGTCGTCAACGCGTTGTCCAGTCGGCTTGAGGCCGACGTGCGCAAAGACGGACACGAGTGGTTCCAGACCTATGACAGGTCGGTGCCGGGGACTCTGCGCAAGGGAGACCCGACCGACAAGACAGGTACCACCATCCGGTTTTGGGCCGACCCCGAAATCTTCGAGACCACCAACTATGACTTCGAAACCATCGCGCGGCGCCTGCAGGAGATGGCATTCCTGAACAAGGGACTCACCATCGAGCTGACCGATGAGCGGGTCGCCCCCGAGGAGGTCGTCGACGACGTGGTCAGCGATCACGCCGAGGCACCCAAGTCGGCTGAGGAGAAGGCCGCCGAGGCGAGCGCACCGCAGAAGGTCAAGCACCGGGTGTTCCACTACCCCGGTGGTCTGGTCGACTTCGTCAAGCACATCAACCGGACCAAGACCGCGATCCAGCCGAGCGTCATCGACTTCGACGGCAAGGGTGAGGGCCACGAGGTCGAGATCGCGATGCAGTGGAACGCCGGCTACTCCGAATCGGTGCACACGTTCGCCAACACCATCAACACCCATGAGGGCGGTACCCACGAAGAGGGATTCCGCGCAGCGTTGACGACCGTGGTGAACAAGTACGCCAAGGACAAGAAGCTCCTCAAGGAGAAGGACCCCAACCTCACCGGCGACGATATCCGGGAAGGCCTGGCCGCCGTCATCTCGGTGAAGGTGTCACAGCCGCAGTTCGAGGGGCAGACCAAGACCAAGCTGGGCAACACCGAGGTCAAGTCGTTCGTGCAGAAGATCTGCAACGAGCAGCTCAACCACTGGTTCGAGTCCAATCCCGCCGAGGCGAAAACCGTCATCAACAAAGCGGTCTCGTCCGCGCAGGCGCGCATCGCCGCCCGCAAGGCGCGCGAACTGGTGCGGCGCAAGAGCGCCACCGACATCGGCGGGCTGCCCGGCAAGCTGGCCGATTGCCGCTCCACCGACCCGACGAAGTCGGAACTGTATGTGGTGGAGGGTGATTCGGCCGGCGGCTCCGCCAAGAGTGGTCGCGACTCGATGTTCCAGGCGATCCTGCCGTTGCGCGGCAAGATCATCAACGTCGAGAAGGCCCGTATCGATCGGGTGCTGAAGAACACCGAAGTGCAGGCGATCATCACCGCGCTCGGCACGGGTATCCATGACGAGTTCGACATCTCCAAGCTGCGCTATCACAAGATCGTGCTGATGGCCGACGCGGACGTCGACGGTCAGCACATCTCGACGCTGCTGCTGACGTTGCTGTTCCGGTTCATGAAACCGCTTGTCGAGAACGGCCATATCTTCCTGGCCCAACCACCGCTGTACAAGCTCAAGTGGCAGCGCACCGATCCCGAGTTCGCCTACTCCGACCGCGAACGCGACGGTCTGCTCGAGGCCGGCCGTGCCGCGGGCAAGCGCATCAATGTCGAAGACGGCATCCAGCGGTACAAGGGTCTCGGTGAGATGGACGCCAAGGAACTGTGGGAGACCACGATGGATCCGTCGGTGCGCGTGCTGCGCCAGGTCACCCTCGACGACGCCGCCGCGGCCGACGAGCTGTTCTCGATCCTGATGGGTGAGGACGTGGAGGCACGTCGCAGCTTCATCACCCGCAACGCCAAAGACGTTCGCTTCCTGGATGTTTAA
- the gyrA gene encoding intein-containing DNA gyrase subunit A, translating into MTDTTLPPGDEAGDRIEPVDIQQEMQRSYIDYAMSVIVGRALPEVRDGLKPVHRRVLYAMFDSGFRPDRGHAKSARSVAETMGNYHPHGDSSIYDTLVRMAQPWSLRYPLVDGQGNFGSPGNDPPAAMRYCVTGDAMVALPEGKSIRIGKVLPGALPHTDNSIELKVLDRHGEPVLADRLFHSGYHQTWTVRTEAGHSVTGTGNHPLLCLIDLGGLPTLLWKLVEEIERGDIVVMHAESTVVERNRSDEVINCALARLNDRFPDDPDVRSIATELTDGRFYYARVASVSDAGVQPVYSLRVDTDDHSFITNGFVSHNTEARLTPLAMEMLREIDEETVDFVPNYDGRVQEPTVLPSRFPNLLANGSGGIAVGMATNMPPHNLRELAEAVYWCLDNHEADEEATLDAVCERVKGPDFPTYGLIVGSQGIDDTYKTGRGSIRMRGVVEIEEDARGRTSLVITELPYQVNHDNFITSIAEQVRDGKLTGISNIEDQSSDRVGLRIVVEIKRDAVAKVVLNNLYKHTQLQTSFGANMLSIVDGVPRTLRLDQLIRHYVNHQLDVIVRRTRYRLRKANERAHILRGLVKALDALDEVIALIRASQTVEIARSGLIELLDIDEIQAQAILDMQLRRLAALERQRIVDDLAKIEAEIADLEDILAKPERQRAIVHDELKEIVDKYGDDRRTRIIPADGDVADEDLIAREEVVVTITETGYAKRTKSDLYRSQKRGGKGVQGAGLKQDDIVNHFFVCSTHDWILFFTTQGRVYRAKAYDLPEASRTARGQHVANLLAFQPEERIAQVIQLKTYEDAPYLVLATRNGLVKKSRLVDFDSNRSGGIVAVNLRDGDELVGAVLCSADDDLLLVSAKGQSIRFSATDEALRPMGRATSGVQGMRFNEEDQLLSLNVVREGTYLLVATSGGYAKRTAIEEYSAQGRGGKGILTIQYDRRRGTLVGALIVDDDTELYAITSGGGVIRTAARQVRKAGRQTKGVRLMNLGEGDTLIAIARNAEAGDSTDEVETDPDATDEES; encoded by the coding sequence ATGACTGACACCACCCTGCCGCCCGGCGACGAGGCCGGCGACCGCATCGAGCCGGTCGACATCCAGCAGGAGATGCAGCGCAGCTACATCGACTACGCGATGAGCGTGATCGTCGGCCGCGCGCTGCCCGAGGTCCGCGACGGTCTCAAGCCGGTGCACCGCCGCGTGCTGTACGCGATGTTCGACTCGGGCTTCCGTCCCGACCGCGGACACGCGAAATCCGCACGCTCCGTTGCCGAGACGATGGGCAACTACCACCCGCACGGTGACTCGTCGATCTACGACACCCTGGTGCGCATGGCCCAGCCGTGGTCGCTGCGCTACCCGCTCGTCGACGGCCAGGGCAACTTCGGTTCGCCGGGCAACGACCCGCCGGCCGCGATGCGGTATTGCGTCACGGGCGACGCGATGGTGGCCTTGCCAGAAGGCAAGTCCATTCGCATAGGTAAGGTGCTGCCGGGAGCCCTACCGCACACTGACAACTCGATCGAGCTCAAAGTTCTCGATCGTCACGGTGAGCCGGTTCTCGCTGATCGCCTGTTCCACTCCGGCTATCACCAAACATGGACCGTGCGTACAGAAGCCGGACACTCGGTCACTGGCACGGGCAACCACCCATTGTTGTGCCTCATCGATCTCGGTGGCCTGCCCACACTGCTGTGGAAGCTCGTCGAAGAGATCGAACGCGGTGACATCGTGGTGATGCACGCCGAAAGTACGGTTGTTGAAAGAAATCGGTCCGATGAGGTCATAAACTGTGCACTCGCGAGGCTCAACGACCGCTTTCCGGACGATCCCGATGTGCGTTCGATCGCCACCGAGCTCACGGATGGACGCTTCTACTATGCGCGCGTGGCCTCCGTCAGCGACGCCGGCGTGCAACCCGTGTACAGCCTCCGAGTGGACACCGACGACCATTCATTCATCACCAACGGTTTCGTCAGCCATAACACGGAAGCCCGCCTCACCCCGCTGGCGATGGAGATGCTGCGCGAAATCGACGAGGAGACAGTCGATTTCGTCCCTAACTACGACGGCCGGGTGCAGGAGCCGACGGTTCTGCCGAGCCGGTTCCCCAACCTGCTGGCCAACGGCTCCGGCGGCATCGCCGTCGGTATGGCCACCAACATGCCTCCGCACAACCTCCGCGAGCTCGCCGAGGCGGTCTACTGGTGCCTGGACAACCATGAGGCCGACGAGGAAGCCACCCTCGATGCCGTGTGCGAGCGGGTCAAGGGCCCCGACTTCCCGACCTACGGGCTGATCGTCGGCTCGCAGGGCATCGACGACACCTACAAGACCGGGCGCGGTTCGATCCGCATGCGCGGCGTCGTCGAAATCGAAGAGGATGCGCGCGGGCGCACCTCTCTGGTGATCACCGAGTTGCCGTATCAGGTCAACCACGACAACTTCATCACCTCGATCGCCGAGCAGGTGCGCGACGGCAAGCTGACCGGGATCTCGAACATCGAGGACCAGTCCAGCGACCGCGTGGGTCTGCGCATCGTCGTGGAGATCAAGCGTGACGCCGTGGCCAAGGTGGTGCTGAACAACCTCTACAAGCACACCCAGCTGCAGACCAGCTTCGGCGCGAACATGCTCTCGATCGTCGACGGCGTCCCCCGCACGCTGCGGCTCGACCAACTGATCCGGCACTACGTCAACCACCAGTTGGACGTCATCGTGCGCCGCACCCGGTACCGGCTGCGCAAGGCCAACGAGCGCGCCCACATCCTGCGCGGTCTGGTCAAGGCACTCGACGCCCTCGACGAGGTCATCGCGTTGATCCGGGCATCGCAGACCGTCGAGATCGCCCGCAGCGGCCTGATCGAGTTGCTCGACATCGACGAGATCCAGGCCCAGGCGATCCTCGACATGCAGTTGCGGCGCCTGGCCGCTCTCGAGCGCCAGCGCATCGTCGACGATCTGGCCAAGATCGAGGCCGAGATCGCCGACCTCGAGGACATCCTGGCCAAGCCGGAGCGTCAGCGCGCGATCGTGCACGACGAGCTCAAGGAGATCGTCGACAAATACGGTGACGACCGCCGCACCCGGATCATCCCGGCCGACGGCGACGTCGCCGACGAGGACCTCATCGCCCGCGAAGAGGTCGTCGTCACGATCACCGAGACCGGCTATGCCAAACGCACGAAATCCGACCTGTACCGCAGCCAGAAACGCGGCGGCAAGGGTGTTCAGGGTGCGGGCCTCAAGCAGGACGACATCGTCAATCACTTCTTCGTGTGCTCCACCCACGACTGGATCCTGTTCTTCACCACGCAGGGCCGCGTCTACCGGGCCAAGGCCTACGACCTGCCCGAGGCGTCGCGGACCGCGCGCGGTCAACACGTCGCGAACCTGCTGGCCTTCCAGCCGGAGGAGCGCATCGCGCAGGTGATCCAGCTCAAGACCTACGAGGACGCGCCGTACCTGGTCCTCGCGACCCGCAACGGGCTGGTCAAGAAGTCCCGCCTGGTCGACTTCGACTCCAACCGTTCCGGCGGCATCGTCGCGGTGAACCTGCGTGACGGCGACGAACTCGTCGGCGCGGTGTTGTGTTCGGCCGACGACGATCTGCTGCTGGTGTCGGCGAAGGGTCAGTCGATCCGCTTCTCGGCGACCGACGAGGCGCTGCGGCCGATGGGCCGCGCCACCTCGGGTGTGCAGGGCATGCGGTTCAACGAGGAAGACCAGCTGCTGTCGCTCAACGTGGTCCGTGAGGGGACGTATCTGCTGGTGGCCACCTCCGGCGGTTACGCCAAGCGCACCGCGATCGAGGAGTACTCCGCGCAGGGCCGCGGCGGCAAGGGCATCCTCACGATCCAGTACGACCGTCGTCGTGGCACGCTGGTCGGAGCGCTGATCGTCGACGACGACACCGAGCTGTATGCCATCACGTCCGGGGGCGGTGTCATCCGGACGGCGGCGCGGCAGGTTCGTAAGGCCGGGCGCCAGACGAAGGGTGTTCGGTTGATGAACCTGGGCGAGGGCGACACACTGATCGCGATCGCCCGGAACGCTGAAGCCGGCGACAGCACGGACGAGGTCGAGACCGACCCGGACGCGACGGATGAGGAGTCGTAG